Proteins encoded within one genomic window of Sorex araneus isolate mSorAra2 chromosome 9, mSorAra2.pri, whole genome shotgun sequence:
- the PROSER2 gene encoding proline and serine-rich protein 2 isoform X2 has product MPIHQQKPEMEPDPCPGDQSRGGSLESRSSSSRSRSFTLEDEGPQGLTHEEKDVLDVLQFFEETIDSLEAALEEQGVCDGGAPRHSPHPPEPEDVIDLVPPGPPVGEAGPRPGAAMPATGTLPARKEDAALPTSGGQGPPEVTPIDAPGPEAPPPASPIAAAPGRPRREPLPPSPPAEHPKLPRSVPTPLVIAQKISEQLAGDEALSPPSPWKEGRRTLPCPGEPPGGPRPRLHRFPSNISLTNSAGRDFSQTISRAAVSVQERKARVLANINGVALPAAGEPGQEAAGRQQSRGVQTDRPPAWANGFQSLHEALTSQPAPFVPTGKTVTFRPEPAASSRLARHQASRSVCEPRLPEPGQDEARPRSGSLPRAVGFRPQGVTVQFSGRGSSEEARREALRKLGLLKEHL; this is encoded by the exons ATGCCCATCCACCAGCAGAAGCCGGAGATGGAGCCGGACCCGTGTCCCGGCGACCAGAGCAGAGGGGGCAGCCTGGAGAGCCGCAGCAGCAGCTCCCGTTCCAGAAGCTTCACTCTG GAGGACGAGGGCCCCCAGGGCCTCACGCACGAGGAGAAGGACGTCCTTGATGTCCTGCAGTTCTTTGAAGAGACGATCGACTCCCTGGAGGCGGCGCTGGAGGAGCAGGGGGTCTGCGATGGGGGGGCGCCCCgccactccccacaccccccggAGCCAGAGGACGTCATCGACCTGgtgcccccggggcccccagtgGGGGAGGCCGGGCCCCGGCCAGGCGCAGCGATGCCGGCGACAG ggaccCTGCCTGCCAGAAAGGAAGATGCGGCTCTCCCCACCTCCGGGGGACAAGGCCCCCCTGAGGTGACCCCGATAGATGCCCCTGGCCCCGAGGCCCCGCCTCCGGCCTCGCCCATCGCTGCGGCCCCTGGCAGGCCCCGGAGGGAGCCGCTGCCCCCGTCTCCGCCCGCAGAGCACCCCAAACTGCCCCGCTCCGTGCCCACCCCGCTGGTCATCGCCCAGAAGATTTCCGAGCAGCTGGCCGGAGACGAAGCCCTTTCGCCCCCGTCCCCctggaaggagggcaggaggacCCTGCCGTGCCCGGGCGAGCCCCCCGGGGGGCCCCGGCCCAGGCTGCACCGCTTCCCCAGCAACATCAGCCTCACCAACAGCGCTGGCCGCGACTTCAGCCAGACCATCTCCAGGGCGGCGGTCAGCGTGCAGGAGCGCAAGGCGCGCGTCCTGGCCAACATCAACGGGGTGGCCCTCCCCGCCGCGGGGGAGCCCGGCCAGGAAGCCGCCGGCCGGCAGCAGTCGCGGGGGGTGCAGACGGACCGGCCCCCCGCCTGGGCCAACGGCTTCCAGAGCCTGCACGAGGCCCTCACGAGCCAGCCCGCGCCCTTCGTGCCCACGGGCAAGACGGTCACCTTCCGGCCTGAGCCGGCCGCCAGCAGCAGGCTGGCCCGGCACCAGGCCAGCAGGAGCGTGTGCGAGCCACGGCTGCCCGAGCCGGGCCAGGACGAGGCCCGGCCACGCTCGGGCTCGCTGCCGCGGGCCGTGGGCTTCCGGCCCCAGGGCGTCACCGTGCAGTTCTCGGGCCGCGGCTCCTCGGAGGAGGCCCGGAGGGAGGCGCTGCGGAAGCTGGGGCTGCTGAAGGAGCACCTGTAG
- the PROSER2 gene encoding proline and serine-rich protein 2 isoform X1 — translation MPIHQQKPEMEPDPCPGDQSRGGSLESRSSSSRSRSFTLAQEDEGPQGLTHEEKDVLDVLQFFEETIDSLEAALEEQGVCDGGAPRHSPHPPEPEDVIDLVPPGPPVGEAGPRPGAAMPATGTLPARKEDAALPTSGGQGPPEVTPIDAPGPEAPPPASPIAAAPGRPRREPLPPSPPAEHPKLPRSVPTPLVIAQKISEQLAGDEALSPPSPWKEGRRTLPCPGEPPGGPRPRLHRFPSNISLTNSAGRDFSQTISRAAVSVQERKARVLANINGVALPAAGEPGQEAAGRQQSRGVQTDRPPAWANGFQSLHEALTSQPAPFVPTGKTVTFRPEPAASSRLARHQASRSVCEPRLPEPGQDEARPRSGSLPRAVGFRPQGVTVQFSGRGSSEEARREALRKLGLLKEHL, via the exons ATGCCCATCCACCAGCAGAAGCCGGAGATGGAGCCGGACCCGTGTCCCGGCGACCAGAGCAGAGGGGGCAGCCTGGAGAGCCGCAGCAGCAGCTCCCGTTCCAGAAGCTTCACTCTG GCCCAGGAGGACGAGGGCCCCCAGGGCCTCACGCACGAGGAGAAGGACGTCCTTGATGTCCTGCAGTTCTTTGAAGAGACGATCGACTCCCTGGAGGCGGCGCTGGAGGAGCAGGGGGTCTGCGATGGGGGGGCGCCCCgccactccccacaccccccggAGCCAGAGGACGTCATCGACCTGgtgcccccggggcccccagtgGGGGAGGCCGGGCCCCGGCCAGGCGCAGCGATGCCGGCGACAG ggaccCTGCCTGCCAGAAAGGAAGATGCGGCTCTCCCCACCTCCGGGGGACAAGGCCCCCCTGAGGTGACCCCGATAGATGCCCCTGGCCCCGAGGCCCCGCCTCCGGCCTCGCCCATCGCTGCGGCCCCTGGCAGGCCCCGGAGGGAGCCGCTGCCCCCGTCTCCGCCCGCAGAGCACCCCAAACTGCCCCGCTCCGTGCCCACCCCGCTGGTCATCGCCCAGAAGATTTCCGAGCAGCTGGCCGGAGACGAAGCCCTTTCGCCCCCGTCCCCctggaaggagggcaggaggacCCTGCCGTGCCCGGGCGAGCCCCCCGGGGGGCCCCGGCCCAGGCTGCACCGCTTCCCCAGCAACATCAGCCTCACCAACAGCGCTGGCCGCGACTTCAGCCAGACCATCTCCAGGGCGGCGGTCAGCGTGCAGGAGCGCAAGGCGCGCGTCCTGGCCAACATCAACGGGGTGGCCCTCCCCGCCGCGGGGGAGCCCGGCCAGGAAGCCGCCGGCCGGCAGCAGTCGCGGGGGGTGCAGACGGACCGGCCCCCCGCCTGGGCCAACGGCTTCCAGAGCCTGCACGAGGCCCTCACGAGCCAGCCCGCGCCCTTCGTGCCCACGGGCAAGACGGTCACCTTCCGGCCTGAGCCGGCCGCCAGCAGCAGGCTGGCCCGGCACCAGGCCAGCAGGAGCGTGTGCGAGCCACGGCTGCCCGAGCCGGGCCAGGACGAGGCCCGGCCACGCTCGGGCTCGCTGCCGCGGGCCGTGGGCTTCCGGCCCCAGGGCGTCACCGTGCAGTTCTCGGGCCGCGGCTCCTCGGAGGAGGCCCGGAGGGAGGCGCTGCGGAAGCTGGGGCTGCTGAAGGAGCACCTGTAG